In Lagenorhynchus albirostris chromosome 1, mLagAlb1.1, whole genome shotgun sequence, the sequence TTCAGTGATGATGCAAGTTAAAAGCTCATCTTAAGCAGCATCTAGGTGGGGATGAAATCACTTCCATATATTCTTATTACTGACATACACGAGAACTGTGCGAGTTGTTCACAACTGTATAAAATACTGCTTTGGCAATTATCAACATAGCAATGTAGGTTTCATATGGTTTCTATTCTCTCGTCTGCAGCAAGTACAGATCAATTCTCACAGCAATACTGATTCCTGGATAGAGAGTCCATCCCGATTCCTGTAGTGATATACTGGAGGTGAGGGCCCTGAATACTGATACCCAGATGAACTGGCATCTTCCAGAGCTGGGGAAGTTCGATACCGCACCGGACTATCTACTGAAACTGCAGGGAGGGTGTGGTCCTGATAGGGGACGTGTTGAAAGGTGGGGTATTTGGGTAAACTGCTTAAGTGGCTACGGTTGGCATCACGAGTCCACGACTGTCCGTGCATCTCCGGTCTCAATGTGTAACCAACTTCCGACCATTTTCCGTTATTATCTGGCAAACATTCCactggaggaaggaggaatttcCCATTCTTTGGTGACCCTGAATTGCCCGAATATCCCGCAGCACCAATATCAACAGGGAGAACTTCTATTCGACTGGACGGCTGGACCAGAGGAGTTGCGCGGCTGTAAGATTTCTCTGGAGAAACATCAGTCGAAAGAGTAGAACCGTAAGGTCTCCGGGAAGGATTCACTGGTGTCCCGTGGGGAAACGGTGGAGACACAAAGCTGCTGTTAGCAGCAGGGATGCGCTTTGGAGAACTGCCCTGGTAAGTGGGGGGGTCACTGTAAGATGGGGGGTGTGCTGCCCCTCGATCCTCCCCGTCTAACTGGGATGGATATTTTGCATAATTCGGAGGCTGTAATTTAAATGTAAACGTGTTCGGGGTTCTGGATGGACTGGAGCTGGGCTCAGCGTGCCTCCTTGGGCTGTGAGGGTAGGCCGCACCCCTGGGGCTCTGGGAGCGCGCCCTCTCCAGCGCCTGCTCCAGGGCCGCGCTGGCTCCATCCCCGGGTACGTTGTCATACTGTGAGGCTGTGGAGCCACGCTTCCCTTCGTCCGCATCCAGCACCTTCACCTTCTGCCTGACGCTGGGGGCCCACGGATCAGTGGAACCGGGGACGGTGACTCTCGGCGTGGGGTGTGCAGCCCGACTTCGGCCTTCAATGGCATACTTGGCGGTTTTCTCAATAGCTGAGATATCTGACGGCTTATTCCATTTGGGCACAAACTCCTTCCTGATGTGTGAAGTGGCGTTGCTATTCTGGTTAGCGGCTGCGTGGTTATACTGCCTGGAATTGTCCTGTGGACCCGATGGAAGTCTCCTTTGAAAATCCACCTCATCTTTAAGCTTTTTACTCTCCTCGTCCACCGACTTCCGCCGCAGCTGCCGTGCCCTCTCGGGGGTACCTGTTCTACTTTGATGGGGAGGGGAATGTTCGTGGGCTTTGTAAGGTGACGAGCCGCTCTCTCTCCTGCCGTCCAGATGCGGACTTGACCTGCCCACACTTCTCTGTCCGTTGCTCAGGTGACTGACGCCAGCTGATTGAGATTCAGGGGGAAGTTGTCCCAAAGGTTTCTTTGGAAATTCATCCTCTTTACCTAAAGGGAAAGATCAATTCATAAGTGACATAAGTGCATGAATAAATGGTATCAAATATAAGAACTATATCATGAATAACTGCTTACTTTTCATGTGTGCACTCaagcacatgcacatacatacacagacacacagaatttTAGTGGCTTAGGAGAAGCATTTTTTAGAGAGATTCATACTAAGGCATACCAAAACTCAAAGTCTTATTATGCAATGTGCAGATGGGAAAATTTTATAACCTTATGAGTAAGGATCATACAATCGTGTAACATATGATTCTTATATTTTGTTAAGATAGTTACCTGCTTTACCGTGAATGAGAAGCTgatattctcatttcttttcctaaaaCAATCCTGCAGGTCAGTAGTTCAGTGTCTCACCGTTACATTCCTTCCACTTAAGCATACCTCAACTAAAACAGTTTTGGAATCTCAGTAAAATGGTTCCTAACAACCTCAAGCAGGTCTGCCAAGTTTAAAAGTTAACTGATGACCAACTGTGGTCTCCAAGTTATCCCCAGATAGCTTATTATTATTCTCTCAAGTACCTTCCACCATATACAAAGAGACGGCATTCTCTATTTCCAAATTACTACTCTAAGAGGGTCCtactttaaatgcaaaaaaaagggaaaaagaataaaaaagaaagagaaaatcgtaTTAGATActtttggttttacattttaaataactaaCATGGGAAAATTAATGAGGACTTAAAGGAACATGCAATAACTTGGGCATTTTGTAAACAGTGTTTAAAATGATCCACAATATGGACTCCACTAAATACCATCCTGAAAAAAACAACAGACTCCACTTGTAAAAATTCCAAGGCTTAAGACGTATGTTTTTTATGTCTTCTATTACTACAAAACCGTATATTCTCACTTAAAAATAAGTCATTGCACTCTTCAAATGCTCCGCCACCCACCCACCTAACAAATGTTTCCTGAGGAAAGCCATGAGTCCACCAGCTGTGAGCAGGCGGACGCCGCCTCATTTTTATGTAGCTTACGGTCTAGGTGATGATAATTGTATTATTTACCCACATactataattttctttaagatgttaaaataattcaATGAGCTTTTctttgggaggggagggagtagaGAATGATGGCAATGCGATATCCTTTAAATAGTTAAGCTACCAGAATAAGAATTATTGAGCTAAAGATACTTTATGCTTTTCTGATTCAGTGGTCTTGGCATAATCAACATGGTTCTTGCATCTTTctataataaagacattttatgaTATATGGACAGACTATTTTAAGCGATAACCCAAACTTGAAAATGCTTGTCATTGAGAAAAGCTTTGTTTATGAATGTTGCATGTAAAATAGTCTGGAGCATTCCAGTTCAGCCTGACTAGCCTCATATGAAATATCTGGAATTGAGGTGAGAAAGTTGACTCAAATGCAGCCCTAGTCCAGAATATTCACAAGTAGTCATTCAGCCTATCAGGTTAAAAACGAACAAtaaggggctcccctggtggcgcagtggttgagagtccgcctgccggtgcgggggacgcgggttcgtgcccctgtccgggaggatcccgcatgccacggagcggctgggcccgtgggccatggccactgggcctgcgcgtccagagcctgtgctccacagcgggggaggccacggcagtgagaggcctgcgtaccgcaaaaaaacaaaaaaacgaacaataaaaataaaattaaaatctatctGGTGTCCCCCAAGTTTTTATCAGCTCTACAAGTAGCTATCCATTTAGTCCCAAGGAAACATATGAATTCCTTCTTTCCTGTAAGAAAATAACCACAACAAACACAAATTATCTGGAAGATATGATAGAAAAACCGAATGCAGGAATTTTCTCTTCGCCTCCACTCTGACAACTCTCTAAGCGCACAACAGAGTAATTGGACTGGCCGATTGATATTTCATCAGATAATAACATCAGCCTTTTCAGGTTGGTGTGTAGAAAACCTGATGGAAAACataaccattaaaaagaaaaggaaaacagtggCTCCTGGAGAGAGTGCTAATTCATGCCTGCAAGATGCACGTTACAGGGACAGACAGATCAGCTGTGGAGATCCTCACGCTGAGCCCTCCAAGCCGTCCCACGTCCCCACCACTCGATGGCTCCCGGCAGCCTGCAGAGAGCCGCCAACACTCTACTTCCCATGAACTCATtctaaatgtttctaaaaattctCCACAGcggtattaaaaaaacaaaaaaaagaagaacagattTCAAGCTGCCCGGCTGCTGCAGGTTGCACGCCTTCTCCCTAGAACACTGTCGATCAGCGGAAGCCTCACCTGCTTCTCTCAGCCCAGACCCTGCGTTGGGGTTTCAGTCTTTATCAATTCACAAGTCACGAAAACAGTTGCTTGAAATTAGGTTTTTCGAGGGTTAGCTATCTGCTATGGtttgaatgtctgtgtccccctaAAACCCATGTTGAAACTCCCCAGCATCACCTCCATGTAatggtgtttggagatggggttTGGGAGGTAATCAGGTCACAGGGTGCAGTCtcgtgatgggattagtgctcaCACCCTTTCCACAGTGGAGTAACGGACGGGGCCACCAAGAGAGGTGGGGCCTCCTGGGTTTTTCCTCCCCCCCCACCTCGGGGACTGCAGCCACGGGTCCCTCTGAGTTGTGGTCAACAGTGGGGTGAGGAGTGGCCCTGGCAGAGCAGGAGGAATGCCCAGCTGGAGAGGCAGTGGTCAGACAGGGGGCTCTGGACCCCGCGCAGGCAACCCACCTCCTTCTGCTGTCACGCCTGCCGAAATACACCAGAGGGGGTGACAttgaagagggaaggaaaggccgGTACCTGATTAATGTGAGTGACGTgctgggcagggcctggcaagTGTAGCCCTGGGACAGAGCCACATGCCCTGTGTCCTCTGAGGTGGACGGGGCACCAGAGCAGGGGGCGAGTCACCAGAGAATAAacgtttgctttttctcttcctcagcaATGTCTGTGTCTAAAAACCACCTCCTtgttatgagctgaattgtgCCCCCTCAGAATacctatgttgaagccctaacacccCGAACCTCAGAaggtgactgcatttggagataaggcctttacAGAGGGGACTAAGGCTAAATGAGGTCAGCGGAGTGGGCCTCTCATCCAACATGACAGGTGACCGTATAAGAAGAGGCGATgtggacagagacacacacagagggaggaccacgtgaagacacagtgagaaggtagcACCTAAAGCCAAGTggagaagaaaccaaccctgccctcaccttgatcttggacttccagcctccagaatcatgagaaaatcaattctgttgtttgagccactGTCTGTGGCGCTTTTGTTGTAGCAGCACGCACGGACTAAGACACTACCCTTCGGTCTACATCCTAAACCTCAAAACTGATTTGCTTTTACTAAACACAAATTTTATGGATTGCTTTTCCTGTTAGTGAAAAGTcacatatttcattatttatgatCATCTGCTTTTATGGTTCTAGGACATTTTCAATGTCAACAATGTAATGAAAtcaactacagtaattaaaacttattttaggggattccctggtggcacagtggttgggagtccgcctgctgatgcaggggacatgagttcgtgccccggtccgggaagatcccatgtgccgcggagcggctgggcctgtgagccatggccgctgagcctgtgcgtccggagcctgtgctccacaacgggagaggccacaacagtgagaggcctgcgtaccgaaaaaaaaaaaattattttacaaaaccAGGTCAAAAAGACAACTGAACACAATAAGTGTGGAGGGTGGACACAGGCAGTAACAGACCCACAGGGGTAACTCGAGTTCCGTTACTTCACAGATTCTTGTGATTTCCTATGGAAACGCAGACATTCAGCTGTAGCTACTTACTGATGCTGATAAAGATAAAGGGCATCTTTGTAAGTGTGGTACCCAGAATTTAAGCAATATTCTAGGTTTGGAGTAACTGAAATGAAGTACAGTGGGGTTTAATAAGGGACTGATGCAATGGAAGAAACTTTTTAAGAACACTTTACAGTGGTGGTGGGAGAGAGAACGTGAGGGGGAAGAGGTACTAGGGGAGAAAACTGAACATCACGTCCTGTTCCTGTATTCTATTGTCCATAGACTTCCATCCTGAAATCCTTTGGATACATAAAAGGCCCATATCAGTAAAGACTAATAGGACACAGGGTAAAAAGCAGGATTACAAAAATAAGGCACATATTTCTCaggagaaggaataaaaaagTAAGAAGGAAGTAATGGACTGAGGTGGTAATTTCATGcctgaaacaaaatggaaaggtaCGTGTCATCCATACAAGggagttttaatttttcaatataaTGGGTAAGAAAAGTACTCACCTTACACTTAACACTACTTTATATTCAAGTCAATACACGAATTTCTCTAAGGAAGAGACATTAATATTCTATGCATCTACACATTATattagaattaaaagaaaattttagcaTGTTCCATTTACTTAATGGTCAAGAGGCCAAAATCCAcaccgggaaaaaaaaaatctgtgactgttctaaaatatcaaaaaagcagCTTCTTAAAGTTCTTTCATGGTAGCCCATAATACATTTCCCTTTCACCTTAGCAGAAGATAACCTACTTAAAGTGCAGTCCTACTTATTTTGCAGACCTTCCTATAGCAtctaaaatattaacagaattaCAGGTAAGGTAAGGTTTTGACAAAATGTCCACTCATTCAAATGTAATTAATCTGAATTAGAGTAACGATATACCATTCAAATAGTACCAAAACATAACGGTTATAAATACCCAAGATCTACGtagctatgaaactagatatagcagggtttggagagaaaaaaaaaatccagtgcaGACAAAAGGACATTGCATCTAATTAATTTCTGAATGTCAATCTCTCACTAGGAACTAGGATTCTGTAAGAGGTGCATGGTGAATACCTCGACTGTACAAAGACATTTAGAGGATATGGCCTCCTTGCCCCCATAAAGATTATCAATAAgcatggaagaaaggaaagtaaTTTGAAAAAGGCAGTAGACAAGGATATAAGAAGGAGCTTTCTAAAATGGAAGTGCTTAAGAAACCTAATTCCTCCCAATTTTAAGGACAGTAATGCAAGTTAGGCAAGGAGGCCTTGCTTGGTAAGGGTAAGCTTATTCCCCGGTGCCAGGGCCGGGCCGCAGTGCTGGGAACAGTGCCAGGCTACACCTACTGTCCATAGTGACCTGGGACAGGGGAGCAGGGTAGGGCCACCAGCAGTTGCTGACTGATGACACACGGACTCTGCCATGTCCAGTTTATTCCTGTAAGTGACCCAACCCCTCTGAACAGCGCAGCTCCTCAGTGATTCAAGAGCGAGCAAATGTGCACTTGCTGTTGGCATCTCTAAGGGTCCTCAGGGCCACCGTGACCATGGGAAGGGCTGTCTCTCAAGAGGAGTGagaagagggtgggaaggagggaccagaggggaaaagagagaaagaggggggaggaggaggggagggagaggacggGAGACAGAAGGGAGGAGTGTGGAGGGCagcagggcgggggggggggggggggggaggtggagcatcgccccacccccaccccccgaggCCGCTGGGGCCCATGAGTCTGAGCAGGGACCTGCTCCTGTTTCTCAAAAACTGAGCAAGGCTGAGTCTCGGCAACCACAGCACCAAAACCCAAGAGCCCTGCGCCTGGGGGAGCTGACCTCTGTGTGTAAgtacaaaatcaagaaaaaaatctaccCAACCTCGTTGCAAGGCGATTCTTCCGTGAAGATTAGTTATTCAACTTTCCCTGAGCTGAAGCCGTACTAGGCAGACCCTCCAAGAAGTACATATGCCATCgtcatattttcatatgctaatAAATATCCCTTGCCCTTTCCCACAAAAGTAGGTCCAAATAAGCATTAACCATTCTTGTACAATCTCTTCATAGATTCACCTTAACCTCCTCGAACTACCtgtcccccaaaacacacaccgCTATACTTGGCCTTTGTTTGGTTTAAGTATCTCCTTTCACCCCTCAGCAACTGAGTGTAACTAAAAGATTCAAGCATAACTGATGTCAAAAGAGATAGCTATAAACAGGCAATAAGTACTAATATTTATTATGCACATTTTCCCCTGAAAACCAGGagtttaaatgatatttttcactAGCATTCCATTATGTGAATGGtatttttatgccagtgccaACAATTAGACTActctgctcaaaaaaaaaaaaaaaaaggaactacagCTTGATATATTTCAGGATAAACGCAaaaatgcttattattttttcttccttgaaaaaaaaaaaaagaaagaaaagccaccgAAAAGAATACTCCTAAGCATCCCTAAAGAAATACGGGAGAGTCTCAAGCCCCTTTGGGCTGGTCCGTCTCTGATCTTACTCAGGTCTCTGTCACCACCCAGTGGACACCACATGCAACTACAAGTCTCACAGACTGCCTCTGAAGACCTGAGCAGCTTTCTTCGCCCAAGGATACGTAATTACAGGAAAGTGCTCTCAATGCTCTTCCCTGTGAGCAACTTTCTACTTTTAAACTTCAGCAACAGAATACATGTACTCTGACTGTTCTAACAGTTTTCAGTGATAAATGGTGGGGACCACTGTCAGGAAAATTCTTCTGGGACAGAATCATCTTATTCCTTTTTCCAGATTAAATATTAAGTCCATTTAAGGTTTCAAATATTGTCACAAAATTACTGATTTCAAATTTATATCTGAAAAACAGAGCAGTTCCATTTCTGTTTAATGTACTATAAGCCAGAAGAATATACAATTCAAACACTATTACAGCTTTCAACAAGGTGATCAAAAGAAATACAGTATGCTTTCAAAATTATAGCTATGATAGTTtcaaaaaatccaaaaaatttATTGTAGTTAGGCTCATAGGCTGGACTTCCTTTCTAGCAGATTAAACTTGAAAGATAAGGGAAGCTGAAAGGACATAattatttaacacatttatttttataaacctaTTTTAATGCCACATAAATTAAACAGATctttgtgaaataatttttaaaacctgtacTGTGTGTTTCCTAGGGTTTCAAGTCACAAACACAGTACAAACTGCTGTGCATGTGTAACATCAGTTTCCAGTATACAAACAAATAGAAGTGAAAACGCACTCAAACCCTCAAAAATTGAGACAGAACACATAACTAAACTGACTTGTCTGTGTGTGCAATCGAGATACAGAAAGattccatcacctccaaaaacTGCCTCCCACTAACCTTTTGTAGACGATAGGTTTTTATATCCTAAAAAATACATTATagcttcatttgttcattaaaaaatatcgATTGAAtgcctactctatgccaggcactgccctAGGTGCTGGAGACACGAAGACACGGTCACGGTCCTCCAGGAACTTACTGTCTAGTGCAGACATCAAACTAACTGGCACGGGGGTGACGCCCAGCGAGTGTGGGGACAGATGCACACACGGGGCACGCACGTTTCCAGCACAAAATACCGGTGACCAAACTCTGCGgctttggggaggtgggggactgGCCGAGTCTTCAGGAAGGAGACAAGGCTTAAGCCAAGCCGTGTGCACTCAGCAGGGTGGACCGGGTCAGAGGCCCGGGTGGTGCGGAGCCCCCTCACCACGTTCCCCCTTAACTGCCAGCATGAGCAGAGCAACATCAACCAGTGTTCCCGTTGTTATTTATCCACCCCTCTCCTTTTATCCCCACACTACCCTCCATCCCCTTTCTACCATTTCCTAGTAAAAGATCTTACGAACGACTGCTACCAGGTTTCCTCGTGTAAAATGAGGACGAGTACTTTTTCTTAgagttattttaaggattaaatgagacagtgcGTGTGGTATGTGGCAGACAGCAAGCATTCAATACATACTAGCTGCTAGTTAGATGCTAAATCATCCCATTCCATTACACAGGTTTTGAGATTTTATTCTCGTGTTCAAATAGTtctattacatacatatatttttttctttatgtgtctTTTACTAAAACTTGTCttaaactctttttaaaagtaggcaagacatttaaaaataaatgttgaaatagCAAGAATATAGTTAATAACTGCTGTTCCAAATGCATTCCCTGCTAcaggaaagaattagtagaaaagGGACATCATCACACTGCACCAGGGAGGGGTGACCTTCCAGAGCACAGGTGATGGTCTCACAGGGCCCAGGCCCACACTCCATTATTGCTGTGACGGCTTGTTTTCTAGTGAATCCTGAACAAACCTCGGAGAACACGGATTAGACCCCTTGCAATTAAATAACTAAAAGCAGAGCATCTCGGTTTTTAGCAAAGGTGTgctcttaaaatttctttctacTGTGCTctctccacattttctttttttctcttccactcaCCCGGTATCACCCTCCAACCATCTTCCCCCATTTATCCTGTTTCTAGCTCTATTATGACCCTATTCACACTCTATTATTGTGTAAATTCTGTCTCTCCTCTGTGCACCCTGAGAGCAAGAAGCACGTCATTCTTTTCAGTTAAATCCCCAACAGAGCACCTAGCAGAAAACCTAACAGGTGGTCCTGGAAGATGTTttgaagtaaatgaataaaatatattatttagggcttccctggtggcacagtggttgggactccgcctgccaatgcaggggacacgggctcgtgcccagtccggggggatcccgcgtgccgcggagcagctgggcccgtgagtcatggccgctgggcctgtgcatccggagcctgtgctccgcgacgggagaggccacggcagtgagaggcccgcgtaccgcaaaaaaaaaaaaaaaaaaaaaaaaaaaaaaaaaaatatatatatatatatatatatatatatatacacacacacacacacatactgcaaCTTACTGCCAAGAGCCCTGGATCAGCAGTCAGGAAACTCTGACTCTAGTGGCAGCAGTAATGCTGTGTCTGCAGGTTCTGCAGCTTCGGAGTTAGCATTTTAgtatcagtttcctcttctagaaaATGGGACTTTTACTTGCTCTGTTACTGCGTATGGTTCCACAAAAC encodes:
- the USP6NL gene encoding USP6 N-terminal-like protein isoform X1, producing the protein MRTEAVVNSQSQTGYLTKDSNQDVAIKLAQERAEIVAKYDRGREGAEIEPWEDADYLVYKVTDRFGFLHEEELPYHNAAVERQKHLEIERTTKWLKMLKGWEKYKNTEKFHRRIYKGIPLQLRGEVWALLLEIPKMKEETRDLYSKLKHRARGCSPDIRQIDLDVNRTFRDHIMFRDRYGVKQQSLFHVLAAYSIYNTEVGYCQGMSQITALLLMYMNEEDAFWALVKLFSGPKHAMHGFFVHGFPKLLRFQEHHEKILNKFLSKLKQHLDSQEIYTSFYTMKWFFQCFLDRTPFTLNLRIWDIYIFEGERILTAMSYTILKLHRKHLMKLSMEELVEFLQETLAKDFFFEDDFVIEQLQISMVELKRAKLDLPEPGKEDEFPKKPLGQLPPESQSAGVSHLSNGQRSVGRSSPHLDGRRESGSSPYKAHEHSPPHQSRTGTPERARQLRRKSVDEESKKLKDEVDFQRRLPSGPQDNSRQYNHAAANQNSNATSHIRKEFVPKWNKPSDISAIEKTAKYAIEGRSRAAHPTPRVTVPGSTDPWAPSVRQKVKVLDADEGKRGSTASQYDNVPGDGASAALEQALERARSQSPRGAAYPHSPRRHAEPSSSPSRTPNTFTFKLQPPNYAKYPSQLDGEDRGAAHPPSYSDPPTYQGSSPKRIPAANSSFVSPPFPHGTPVNPSRRPYGSTLSTDVSPEKSYSRATPLVQPSSRIEVLPVDIGAAGYSGNSGSPKNGKFLLPPVECLPDNNGKWSEVGYTLRPEMHGQSWTRDANRSHLSSLPKYPTFQHVPYQDHTLPAVSVDSPVRYRTSPALEDASSSGYQYSGPSPPVYHYRNRDGLSIQESVLL
- the USP6NL gene encoding USP6 N-terminal-like protein isoform X2, encoding MDSNQDVAIKLAQERAEIVAKYDRGREGAEIEPWEDADYLVYKVTDRFGFLHEEELPYHNAAVERQKHLEIERTTKWLKMLKGWEKYKNTEKFHRRIYKGIPLQLRGEVWALLLEIPKMKEETRDLYSKLKHRARGCSPDIRQIDLDVNRTFRDHIMFRDRYGVKQQSLFHVLAAYSIYNTEVGYCQGMSQITALLLMYMNEEDAFWALVKLFSGPKHAMHGFFVHGFPKLLRFQEHHEKILNKFLSKLKQHLDSQEIYTSFYTMKWFFQCFLDRTPFTLNLRIWDIYIFEGERILTAMSYTILKLHRKHLMKLSMEELVEFLQETLAKDFFFEDDFVIEQLQISMVELKRAKLDLPEPGKEDEFPKKPLGQLPPESQSAGVSHLSNGQRSVGRSSPHLDGRRESGSSPYKAHEHSPPHQSRTGTPERARQLRRKSVDEESKKLKDEVDFQRRLPSGPQDNSRQYNHAAANQNSNATSHIRKEFVPKWNKPSDISAIEKTAKYAIEGRSRAAHPTPRVTVPGSTDPWAPSVRQKVKVLDADEGKRGSTASQYDNVPGDGASAALEQALERARSQSPRGAAYPHSPRRHAEPSSSPSRTPNTFTFKLQPPNYAKYPSQLDGEDRGAAHPPSYSDPPTYQGSSPKRIPAANSSFVSPPFPHGTPVNPSRRPYGSTLSTDVSPEKSYSRATPLVQPSSRIEVLPVDIGAAGYSGNSGSPKNGKFLLPPVECLPDNNGKWSEVGYTLRPEMHGQSWTRDANRSHLSSLPKYPTFQHVPYQDHTLPAVSVDSPVRYRTSPALEDASSSGYQYSGPSPPVYHYRNRDGLSIQESVLL